Proteins co-encoded in one Bacillota bacterium genomic window:
- a CDS encoding electron transport complex protein RnfC — translation MAGFHSEIGRSARQAGVVGAGGAAFPTYVKLESQAQVYIANGAECEPLVHVSQEIMARQAASVVRGLLYGMEATGASRGVIALKSKYRAAVAALKAAIDGLAPANGDRRTVDIFLLGDFYPAGDEHVLVYEVTGRRVPQGGIPLSVGVVVNNVETLVNLALAVEHGEPVTGKWVTVAGAVARPITARFAVGTSFGEAIAAAGGATVASFRILDGGPLMGKMVSALRHPITRATSAITVMPEDNEWIRRLSAPLDVSLRRARSHCIQCMACTELCPRYLLGHRLKPHGLMLEASYMLNYPGRFEMAALCSECGVCEAYACPSHLAPRRINARLKVDLAGAGRRPEFSDMRPPDPARAYRLVPTGRLKARLGLDAYDVEPEFSGEAPVPVEVTLLLKQHVGAPCLPQVRVGDQVEKGQVVADVPAGKMGVPVHAPVSGAVERVDEQAVVIRRSSA, via the coding sequence TTGGCCGGCTTCCATTCGGAAATAGGGCGCAGTGCGCGTCAGGCTGGCGTGGTTGGAGCGGGCGGGGCCGCGTTCCCGACTTACGTCAAGCTGGAGAGCCAGGCGCAGGTATACATAGCCAACGGCGCCGAGTGCGAACCGCTCGTGCACGTGAGCCAGGAGATCATGGCGAGGCAGGCCGCCTCAGTAGTGCGGGGGCTGCTGTACGGCATGGAGGCAACCGGAGCGTCGAGGGGGGTAATCGCGCTCAAGAGCAAGTACCGGGCGGCCGTGGCGGCCCTGAAGGCCGCCATCGACGGTCTCGCTCCGGCCAACGGCGACCGGCGTACTGTAGACATTTTCCTGCTTGGCGACTTCTACCCTGCGGGGGACGAGCACGTCCTCGTGTACGAGGTCACTGGCAGGAGGGTCCCCCAGGGTGGTATACCGCTCTCCGTCGGCGTGGTTGTCAACAACGTTGAGACCCTCGTGAACCTCGCCCTGGCGGTCGAGCACGGGGAACCCGTCACAGGCAAGTGGGTTACGGTCGCGGGCGCCGTTGCCAGGCCCATAACCGCGCGGTTTGCAGTTGGGACTTCGTTTGGCGAGGCGATCGCGGCCGCAGGCGGCGCCACTGTGGCATCGTTCAGGATCCTGGACGGCGGGCCGTTGATGGGGAAGATGGTCTCAGCACTGCGGCATCCGATAACCAGGGCGACGTCGGCGATCACCGTCATGCCGGAGGATAACGAGTGGATCAGGAGGCTTTCCGCTCCGCTGGACGTCAGTCTCAGGCGTGCCCGCTCGCACTGCATTCAGTGCATGGCATGCACCGAGTTGTGCCCCAGGTACCTCCTGGGACACCGGCTGAAGCCGCACGGGCTGATGCTCGAGGCGAGTTACATGCTGAACTACCCGGGGCGTTTTGAAATGGCGGCGCTCTGCTCCGAGTGCGGGGTATGCGAAGCGTACGCCTGCCCGTCGCACCTTGCGCCCAGGCGAATCAACGCCAGGTTAAAGGTGGATCTGGCCGGCGCCGGCCGGCGGCCGGAGTTCAGCGACATGAGACCACCGGATCCGGCCAGGGCCTACCGGCTGGTCCCGACGGGGAGACTCAAGGCGCGTCTCGGTCTTGACGCTTACGACGTCGAGCCAGAGTTCTCAGGCGAGGCGCCGGTTCCGGTTGAGGTTACTCTGTTGCTCAAACAGCACGTCGGAGCTCCATGTCTTCCGCAGGTCAGGGTCGGAGACCAGGTAGAGAAAGGACAGGTGGTGGCCGACGTGCCGGCGGGGAAGATGGGGGTACCCGTCCACGCTCCAGTTTCCGGGGCAGTTGAGCGAGTTGACGAACAAGCCGTGGTCATCCGGAGGAGCAGCGCATGA
- the eutJ gene encoding ethanolamine utilization protein EutJ → MNAALDRADTLIDLLEKGVESPNLDGASGDLLAGVDLGTAYMVVAVVDEIKRPVTARYCYAEVVRDGLVVDFTGAVRTVRRLKHEIENALGRELSRAAGAYPPGTGRAAMNTVRYVCESAGFEATAIVDEPTAANNVLGIRDGAVVDIGGGTTGIAVVRNGEVVYTADEPTGGTHFTLVIAGAYKIPFAEAEAIKTDPSRQAEIVPLVKPVIQKVSSIIIQHTRRFKVDVIYLVGGTSCLAGIERIVEQETGIRTLKPRSPLLVTPLGIAMSCA, encoded by the coding sequence TTGAACGCGGCCCTGGATCGCGCCGATACCCTGATAGACCTCCTGGAAAAGGGAGTGGAGAGCCCCAACCTGGACGGCGCTTCCGGTGATCTGCTTGCCGGCGTCGACCTGGGCACCGCCTACATGGTGGTGGCCGTCGTCGATGAAATCAAAAGACCTGTTACCGCCCGGTACTGCTACGCCGAAGTGGTGCGGGACGGGCTGGTAGTCGACTTCACGGGGGCAGTCAGAACCGTCCGGAGGCTGAAACACGAGATCGAGAACGCCCTGGGGCGCGAGCTCTCGAGGGCCGCCGGCGCCTACCCACCCGGGACGGGGCGGGCCGCGATGAACACCGTGAGATACGTGTGTGAGTCCGCCGGATTCGAGGCCACAGCTATCGTGGATGAACCTACGGCTGCCAACAATGTACTTGGCATAAGGGATGGCGCCGTGGTGGATATCGGCGGCGGGACCACCGGCATAGCTGTCGTCCGGAACGGAGAGGTGGTGTACACCGCCGATGAACCGACAGGAGGTACTCACTTTACTCTGGTGATTGCGGGGGCGTACAAGATCCCGTTCGCGGAGGCGGAGGCCATCAAAACCGACCCGTCCAGGCAAGCGGAGATCGTGCCCCTGGTAAAACCCGTCATACAGAAGGTTTCCAGCATAATCATCCAGCATACCAGGCGGTTCAAGGTTGACGTCATTTACCTCGTTGGTGGAACGAGTTGTTTGGCCGGAATCGAGCGGATAGTCGAGCAAGAAACCGGGATCAGGACGTTAAAGCCAAGGAGCCCGCTTCTCGTCACACCGCTCGGGATAGCCATGTCGTGTGCGTGA
- a CDS encoding EutN/CcmL family microcompartment protein, producing MIIGRVKGNIWATRKEESLKGYKLLLVQPIDLAGEPSGRVLVAGDKLGAGEGELVLVVHGSSARMVADGRDVPIDATVVGIIDTVEVERARVLSCDEAGARE from the coding sequence GTGATAATCGGACGGGTCAAGGGGAACATCTGGGCCACTCGTAAAGAGGAGTCGCTGAAGGGCTACAAGCTTCTGCTGGTCCAGCCCATCGACCTTGCGGGGGAACCCTCCGGGCGCGTACTCGTGGCGGGCGACAAGCTGGGGGCGGGCGAGGGTGAACTGGTGCTTGTAGTGCACGGGAGTTCGGCGCGGATGGTGGCCGACGGCAGGGACGTCCCCATTGACGCGACGGTCGTGGGGATCATCGACACCGTAGAGGTTGAGAGGGCCAGGGTCCTGAGCTGTGATGAGGCCGGAGCGCGGGAGTGA
- a CDS encoding BMC domain-containing protein, whose amino-acid sequence MNNAIGLVECISIGRGYEAADAMVKRAGVTLLACRTVCSGKHITMVGGDVAAVNASVEAGLKTAEGSVIDHFVIPNIHESIIPAILGASPVDISTGQVSLGIIETFTVASLILSADAAVKAANVVPVEVRVAIGIGGKSHVTLVGEVSAVKSAVEAGASLAAQNGLLISKVVIPSLSADVLRAIL is encoded by the coding sequence ATGAACAACGCGATCGGCCTGGTTGAGTGCATCAGTATAGGGCGCGGCTACGAGGCGGCCGACGCCATGGTGAAACGGGCGGGGGTCACCCTGCTTGCCTGCAGGACTGTCTGTTCGGGCAAGCACATCACCATGGTCGGCGGGGACGTTGCCGCTGTCAACGCGTCCGTCGAGGCCGGTTTGAAGACGGCTGAAGGCTCGGTCATCGATCATTTCGTGATCCCCAACATCCATGAGTCCATCATCCCGGCCATCCTCGGCGCCTCACCCGTCGACATCAGCACCGGGCAGGTGTCGCTCGGCATAATCGAGACCTTCACGGTCGCTTCGCTGATACTTTCGGCTGATGCGGCGGTGAAGGCCGCCAACGTTGTGCCGGTGGAAGTCCGTGTCGCCATCGGGATCGGCGGGAAGTCGCACGTTACCCTTGTGGGCGAGGTATCCGCTGTCAAGTCGGCGGTCGAGGCCGGGGCCAGCCTGGCGGCGCAGAATGGGCTCCTCATTTCGAAGGTTGTTATCCCGTCTCTCAGCGCAGACGTGCTGAGGGCGATCTTGTAA